From uncultured Methanobrevibacter sp., a single genomic window includes:
- a CDS encoding PD-(D/E)XK nuclease family protein: MANKLTLSKSKINTFIECPRKFKYRYIDEITEEANKYMLLGTEVHEIAEEIAIELMEGNEIDDVFLNLEYDEKLEDHIRGLEKFFKDIYSNGYEIFSVEEYIVDDESNMNGIVDIVIKNSRDELIIFDYKTGKPRNIDKYKLELCVYKILLESKYLDLNVVSAGIYFTSSAAYRIANFGSHSGDYFKSQSKEDIGDGDFDYVETIVDNLYETIDKNYFKKEKGFLCKYCFYKEMCDGDFG, encoded by the coding sequence ATGGCAAATAAATTGACTTTATCCAAATCCAAAATCAATACATTCATTGAATGTCCTCGTAAATTCAAATACAGATACATTGATGAGATAACTGAAGAGGCAAATAAATACATGCTCCTTGGAACAGAAGTTCATGAAATAGCTGAAGAAATAGCTATTGAATTAATGGAAGGAAACGAGATTGATGATGTGTTCTTAAACCTTGAATATGATGAAAAACTGGAAGACCATATACGTGGATTGGAGAAATTCTTCAAGGACATATATTCAAATGGCTATGAGATCTTTAGCGTTGAGGAGTACATTGTTGATGATGAGAGCAATATGAATGGAATCGTTGATATAGTCATAAAGAATAGTAGGGATGAACTTATAATCTTTGATTATAAGACCGGAAAGCCAAGGAATATTGACAAATATAAATTGGAATTGTGTGTTTATAAGATATTATTGGAATCCAAGTATCTTGATCTTAATGTTGTCTCTGCAGGAATTTACTTTACAAGTTCTGCCGCATATAGAATAGCTAATTTTGGTTCTCATAGTGGAGATTACTTCAAGTCACAGTCAAAAGAGGATATTGGTGATGGTGACTTTGATTATGTGGAGACGATAGTTGATAATTTGTATGAGACTATTGATAAGAATTATTTCAAGAAAGAAAAAGGATTTTTATGTAAATATTGCTTTTATAAAGAGATGTGTGATGGAGATTTTGGATAG
- a CDS encoding zinc ribbon domain-containing protein — translation MQCPFCGEHVTGGDLTCPHCGADLSSFDDECPFCGVLIDSSEILCPNCGVNICEYWYGER, via the coding sequence ATGCAATGCCCATTCTGTGGAGAACATGTAACAGGTGGAGACTTGACCTGCCCACATTGCGGAGCGGATCTAAGCTCCTTCGATGACGAATGTCCTTTTTGTGGTGTGCTTATAGATAGTTCTGAAATTCTTTGCCCTAATTGTGGGGTTAATATATGCGAGTATTGGTACGGTGAACGCTAA
- a CDS encoding glutamate synthase-related protein, which produces MAIYKCSVCGHVFDEEKENKSFSELERCPVCKHPANVFNKVVEGSGDYNAESTGEVVEGSGDYNAESTGEVVEGSGNHKNGGDSFSSLEYPKETARLDDSIPHMSDIHEMAVTGNSIIGAMATQLPMPDWDDMLIIANQLNPFPLDEHAEVKTRTVIGKNAKKPMVLESPIYISHMSFGALSYETKIALAKGSAMAKTAMCSGEGGILADEMDSSYKYIFEYVPNHYSLTKENLLNCDAIEIKIGQGTKPGMGGHLPAEKITEEIAEIRGKPMGEDIISPSLYDEIKSKEDLKDLITYLREESDGRPIGVKIAAGRIEEDLEFICFAEPDFITIDGRGGATGASPKIIRDASSVPTVYALSRARKYLDENGIGIDLVITGGLRVSSDFAKALSLGADAIAVATAALMAAGCQQYRICGSGNCPVGIATQNKDLRKRLDIDLASKRVYNYLNVSLEEIKTFARITGHDDIHDLSLDNLATFNSEISNFTDISHV; this is translated from the coding sequence ATGGCAATATATAAATGTAGTGTCTGTGGACATGTATTTGATGAAGAAAAGGAAAACAAGTCTTTCAGTGAACTTGAAAGATGTCCTGTTTGTAAGCATCCAGCTAATGTATTCAATAAGGTTGTTGAAGGTTCTGGGGATTATAATGCTGAATCTACAGGTGAAGTTGTTGAAGGTTCTGGGGATTATAATGCTGAATCTACAGGTGAAGTTGTTGAAGGTTCAGGGAATCACAAGAATGGTGGGGATTCATTTTCTAGTTTGGAATATCCTAAAGAAACCGCACGTCTTGATGATTCAATTCCTCACATGTCTGATATTCATGAAATGGCTGTGACTGGAAATTCCATAATAGGGGCAATGGCAACTCAACTTCCTATGCCTGATTGGGATGATATGCTCATTATTGCAAATCAGCTCAATCCATTCCCTTTGGATGAGCATGCGGAAGTCAAGACAAGAACAGTCATTGGTAAAAATGCCAAAAAGCCAATGGTTCTTGAAAGTCCCATTTACATTTCTCACATGTCATTCGGAGCTTTGTCTTATGAAACTAAGATAGCTCTTGCCAAAGGAAGCGCAATGGCCAAGACTGCCATGTGCAGTGGTGAAGGGGGAATATTGGCTGATGAGATGGATAGCAGTTATAAGTATATTTTTGAATATGTTCCGAACCATTATAGCTTAACAAAAGAGAACTTATTGAATTGCGATGCAATTGAAATTAAAATAGGGCAGGGAACCAAACCTGGTATGGGAGGACATTTGCCTGCTGAAAAGATTACTGAAGAGATAGCGGAAATCAGGGGAAAACCTATGGGTGAGGATATTATAAGCCCATCATTATATGATGAGATCAAATCTAAGGAGGATTTGAAAGATCTTATAACTTATTTGCGTGAAGAATCTGATGGAAGGCCGATAGGTGTTAAAATTGCAGCAGGTAGGATTGAAGAGGATTTGGAATTCATATGCTTTGCTGAGCCTGACTTCATTACTATTGATGGCAGAGGAGGGGCAACAGGTGCAAGCCCTAAGATCATACGTGATGCAAGTTCAGTTCCAACAGTATATGCATTATCCAGAGCAAGGAAATATTTGGATGAAAATGGTATTGGCATTGATTTGGTAATTACAGGTGGCTTGAGGGTATCCTCTGATTTTGCAAAGGCATTATCCTTAGGTGCTGATGCAATAGCCGTCGCAACAGCTGCATTGATGGCCGCAGGATGTCAGCAGTATCGTATTTGTGGCAGTGGCAATTGTCCTGTAGGCATTGCCACTCAAAATAAGGACTTAAGAAAGAGGCTGGACATTGATTTGGCTTCTAAAAGAGTATATAACTATTTGAATGTTTCATTGGAGGAAATTAAGACATTTGCAAGAATTACTGGGCATGATGATATTCATGATTTGTCCTTGGATAATTTAGCAACATTTAATAGTGAAATATCAAATTTCACTGATATTTCCCATGTTTAA
- the xseA gene encoding exodeoxyribonuclease VII large subunit, with translation MEEEYISVSQLTDYIKKLINSDSRLKQVYVRGEISNFKRYSSGHCYFSLKDEGSVIPGVMFYGFASKLKFEPKNGMKVLVRGYVDVYKSRGNYQLYAQRITEDGLGELHIAFEQLKKELESKGYFDDDLKKPIPKFPKKVGVVTAATGAAIRDIVTTIKRRWPLCEIILFPSLVQGNLAANNIVRQIFVADNEFELDTLIVGRGGGSIEDLWAFNERIVAKAILVCKTPVISAVGHEIDWTIADYVADKRAATPTAAAEIAVPDIREISSKVDDFNSRANNVMAKQLNDNLDKFERIKNRPLFKNPYMIHERKVMDLDFIKGRLVSSSREMIHSNQMRLSKVKNSNVFRDPQSILDEKTNTLSRNIDKLKVLNPLLTIQRGYAVARSKGRVVSHAKDLNKDDEVELRFKDGKVNTRVL, from the coding sequence ATGGAAGAGGAATATATTTCAGTGTCTCAGCTTACAGACTATATAAAGAAACTGATCAATTCAGACTCTAGATTGAAGCAAGTCTATGTAAGAGGAGAAATATCTAATTTTAAGCGTTATTCGTCTGGGCATTGCTATTTCAGCCTAAAGGATGAAGGTAGTGTTATTCCGGGGGTCATGTTTTACGGATTTGCCTCTAAACTTAAATTTGAACCTAAAAATGGAATGAAGGTTTTGGTTAGAGGATATGTGGATGTTTATAAATCACGTGGAAACTATCAATTGTACGCTCAAAGGATTACTGAAGATGGATTAGGCGAATTGCATATTGCATTTGAGCAATTAAAGAAGGAACTGGAAAGCAAAGGCTATTTTGATGATGATTTGAAAAAGCCAATACCTAAGTTTCCTAAAAAGGTAGGGGTTGTCACTGCTGCTACTGGAGCAGCCATTAGGGATATTGTAACAACAATAAAGAGAAGATGGCCTTTATGCGAAATCATTTTATTCCCATCTCTTGTTCAAGGAAATTTGGCAGCAAACAATATTGTAAGGCAAATATTTGTTGCTGACAATGAATTTGAGCTGGACACTCTTATTGTAGGGAGAGGTGGAGGAAGCATAGAGGATTTATGGGCATTTAATGAAAGGATTGTTGCAAAGGCAATACTTGTATGTAAAACTCCTGTAATAAGTGCTGTAGGACATGAAATCGATTGGACCATTGCAGACTATGTTGCAGATAAGAGGGCAGCAACTCCAACTGCAGCTGCAGAAATTGCTGTTCCGGACATTAGAGAGATAAGTTCAAAAGTGGATGATTTTAATTCAAGAGCAAACAATGTGATGGCCAAGCAACTAAATGATAATCTTGATAAATTCGAAAGGATAAAAAATAGGCCTTTATTCAAGAATCCATATATGATTCATGAAAGGAAAGTGATGGATTTGGATTTTATTAAAGGTAGATTAGTCTCTTCTTCAAGAGAAATGATTCATTCAAATCAAATGAGATTATCTAAAGTCAAGAATTCTAATGTTTTTAGAGATCCCCAATCAATTTTAGATGAGAAAACCAATACCTTATCCAGGAATATTGATAAATTAAAGGTTTTAAATCCTTTATTGACCATACAAAGAGGATATGCAGTGGCAAGATCTAAAGGAAGGGTAGTGTCACATGCAAAAGACTTAAATAAAGATGATGAAGTGGAATTGCGATTCAAGGATGGCAAAGTGAATACAAGAGTTTTATAA
- the xseB gene encoding exodeoxyribonuclease VII small subunit: MMVEEKENFSFEEKLAELEKIVNNLETGEVSLDDAIEEFKKAMVLVKECDEKLNSAQEAIAKIVNNNKEVVDFEIKE, encoded by the coding sequence ATGATGGTAGAAGAAAAGGAAAATTTTAGCTTTGAGGAAAAATTGGCAGAATTGGAAAAAATCGTGAACAACTTGGAAACAGGTGAAGTTTCTTTAGATGATGCAATAGAGGAGTTTAAGAAAGCAATGGTTTTAGTCAAGGAATGTGACGAAAAACTAAACAGTGCGCAGGAAGCTATTGCAAAAATAGTGAATAATAATAAAGAAGTAGTTGATTTTGAAATAAAAGAATAA
- a CDS encoding archaeosine tRNA-ribosyltransferase, with amino-acid sequence MKQFEIKSHDGPGRYGKLGDLETPAIINKNDFSIADDESSAYDVEKEIAQWSVNQTIEKAKLVEDKEIAVIQGSKYIDLRIKCLKELEELGYNGFIIANADDLLLHPRDLVDLIVALRQNMKPSSYLIFPFAEAQFIPLLAYMGVDAFFDDIGEYYSYINVLMSPTKNYDLESYNLYEMSREELEAYNKNTIDFVLREVREHMKNSSLRNLVEERSATSPQYASALRILDKNYSEYLLEYTQVY; translated from the coding sequence ATGAAACAATTTGAAATCAAAAGCCATGACGGACCTGGAAGATATGGGAAACTTGGAGATTTGGAAACTCCAGCAATAATCAACAAGAATGACTTTTCCATAGCTGATGATGAATCCTCAGCTTATGATGTTGAAAAGGAAATAGCACAGTGGAGCGTTAATCAAACCATTGAAAAAGCAAAGCTAGTTGAAGATAAGGAAATAGCTGTCATTCAAGGAAGCAAATACATTGACTTGAGAATCAAATGTCTAAAGGAACTTGAGGAACTTGGATACAATGGATTCATTATAGCCAATGCAGATGATCTCCTTCTCCATCCGAGGGATTTGGTTGACTTGATTGTTGCACTAAGGCAAAACATGAAACCATCCAGTTATCTGATATTCCCATTTGCTGAAGCCCAATTCATTCCCCTTCTTGCATATATGGGAGTGGATGCTTTCTTCGATGACATAGGAGAGTATTACAGTTATATCAATGTGCTTATGAGCCCAACCAAGAACTATGATTTAGAAAGCTACAATCTTTATGAAATGAGTAGGGAAGAGCTTGAAGCATACAACAAGAATACAATTGACTTCGTCTTAAGGGAAGTTAGGGAACACATGAAAAACAGCAGCTTGAGAAACCTTGTAGAGGAAAGGTCTGCTACAAGCCCACAGTATGCCTCTGCATTAAGGATACTTGATAAGAATTACTCAGAGTATTTATTGGAGTATACTCAAGTCTATTAA
- a CDS encoding MarR family winged helix-turn-helix transcriptional regulator, whose protein sequence is MNENETIVPEHVNYLMSLLKSYEFFFKKNMENIDINIGEIPILLEIYANEGLNQIDLVRRFHVTEANISKTTKNLLIKGLITKTIDAENNTKKILLLTEDGKEACQILLYIFDQWKEAIRGDLTSDEMIAFSKTLKKLSDNSVDLLSKDN, encoded by the coding sequence ATGAATGAAAATGAAACAATTGTTCCAGAACACGTAAATTACTTAATGAGCCTATTGAAAAGCTATGAATTCTTTTTTAAAAAAAACATGGAAAATATTGATATAAACATTGGGGAAATACCAATTCTATTGGAAATTTATGCAAACGAAGGTCTCAATCAAATAGATCTTGTAAGAAGATTCCATGTGACTGAAGCTAACATAAGTAAAACCACTAAAAACCTATTGATTAAAGGTTTAATCACTAAAACTATTGATGCTGAAAACAACACTAAAAAAATATTATTGTTGACAGAAGATGGAAAAGAAGCTTGTCAAATTTTACTTTACATATTTGATCAATGGAAAGAAGCAATAAGGGGAGACCTTACTAGTGATGAGATGATTGCATTTTCCAAAACTTTGAAAAAGCTTTCTGATAATTCAGTTGATTTATTATCTAAAGACAATTAA